A DNA window from Hoplias malabaricus isolate fHopMal1 chromosome 5, fHopMal1.hap1, whole genome shotgun sequence contains the following coding sequences:
- the LOC136696653 gene encoding solute carrier family 2, facilitated glucose transporter member 9-like, which translates to MEILLRGLFRGNAVLFIIVLGLGGGFQVGCHNTLISSPSPFIKSFINSSWTQRYGQAPGENTVTFLWSAIVSVYAFGGLLGSTAVQWVTGRLGRKRAMIWNSVVNIVGLGIMIGSKFADSFEMVLLSRFLFGLNSGLGGSLHNIYLGESSPKEIRGMVTLTVSSFKAIGKLTGQFAGLSEILGREDLWNVLLCVPAFVSIIQMISLPYFPEAPRYLLIEKGNIEECRKALQYLWGPGNYKLEIEEMLLEQSALRGERSKTLMELFRDRRVHWQLLTLFVIYEALQFSGISAISVYSFSIFQEAGIPLDKIRYVTLGVGVSEILTNITCGLLIDRVGRRVLLWGGFGAMSVIMTLITVALELKDHSFWIPYGTVGLVFLFVICFGGGPAGVIPSLSHEILVQSYRSASFVFIGILMWTSFGVLGFIFPFFLASLKSFSFLFFSAVCFTASLFVFFIVPETKGKTLLEISEDFKKIGVCRSSAEEKCLETRL; encoded by the exons ATGGAGATTCTGTTAAGAGGACTG TTCCGTGGGAATGCTGTTCTCTTTATTATAGTTCTTGGATTGGGGGGTGGCTTCCAGGTCGGGTGCCACAACACGCTGATAAGTTCCCCATCTCCG TTCATTAAGAGCTTTATAAACAGCAGCTGGACCCAGCGCTACGGTCAAGCTCCAGGAGAGAATACAGTCACATTCCTCTGGTCTGCTATTGTGTCAGTCTATGCTTTTGGTGGACTTTTAGGCTCCACTGCTGTCCAATGGGTCACCGGCCGACTGGGGAG AAAGAGAGCTATGATCTGGAACAGTGTGGTCAACATTGTGGGTCTAGGAATCATGATCGGTAGCAAATTCGCCGACTCCTTCGAAATGGTCCTGCTCTCTCGATTCCTGTTTGGTTTAAACTCag gATTGGGTGGAAGCCTCCATAACATTTACCTTGGAGAGTCCTCACCCAAAGAAATAAGAGGGATGGTCACCCTTACTGTTTCTAGTTTTAAAGCCATTGGAAAACTGACCGGGCAGTTTGCAGGTCTGAG TGAGATCCTGGGTCGTGAAGACTTATGGAACGTCCTGCTGTGTGTCCCAGCCTTTGTCTCCATAATTCAGATGATATCTCTGCCCTACTTCCCTGAAGCTCCGAGATATTTACTCATAGAGAAGGGCAACATCGAGGAGTGTAGAAAAG CTCTGCAGTATCTCTGGGGTCCGGGTAATTATAAGCTGGAGATCGAAGAGATGCTGTTGGAGCAGTCGGCTCTGAGAGGAGAACGCAGTAAAACTCTAATGGAGCTGTTCAGAGACCGGAGAGTGCACTGGCAACTTCTCACTCTGTTTGTCATCTATGAAGCACTTCAGTTTTCTGGCATTTCAGCA ATCAGCGTCTATTCCTTCAGCATCTTCCAGGAGGCGGGAATTCCCTTGGATAAGATCCGTTACGTCACCCTGGGAGTGGGAGTGTCCGAAATCCTCACCAACATCACATGT GGTCTGCTGATTGACCGAGTGGGCAGGAGAGTGCTGCTTTGGGGAGGCTTCGGGGCCATGTCAGTTATTATGACACTCATCACCGTCGCTCTGGAGCTAAAG GATCACTCTTTCTGGATTCCGTACGGCACCGTGGGCCTCGTATTCCTCTTTGTCATCTGTTTCGGAGGAGGACCAG CCGGGGTGATCCCTTCGCTCAGCCACGAGATATTAGTCCAGTCCTATCGCTCTGCTTCCTTTGTGTTCATTGGAATCTTGATGTGGACCAGCTTCGGTGTGTTAGGTttcattttccctttttttctg GCCTCTCTGAAGTCCTTCAGCTTCCTGTTCTTCTCCGCTGTGTGTTTCACCGCGTCGCTCTTCGTTTTCTTCATCGTCCCCGAAACGAAAGGCAAAACTCTTCTGGAAATCTCAGAGGATTTTAAGAAAATCGGAGTGTGCAGATCTTCCGCCGAGGAGAAGTGCTTGGAGACAAGGCTGTGA
- the psmd6 gene encoding 26S proteasome non-ATPase regulatory subunit 6 yields the protein MPLENLEEEGLPKNPDLRIAQLKFLLTLDGHRQDAELKTELMEAIRANNMAPYYEALCKELKWPVDSDLLGKMKKANEDELKRLDVVLEDAEKNLGESEIRDAMMAKAEYLIRIGDKEGALTAFRKTYDKTVALGHRLDIVFYLLRIGLFYMDNDLITRNTEKAKSLIEEGGDWDRRNRLKVYQGLYCVAIRDFKQAAELFLDTVSTFTSYELMDYKTFVTYTVYVCMIALKRPDLREKVIKGAEILEVLHSLPGVRQYLFSLYECRYSIFFQSLARVEQEMKKDWLFAPHYRYYVREMRILAYSQLLESYRSLTLGYMAEAFGVSTEFIDQELSRFIAAGRLHCKIDKVNEIVETNRPDSKNWQYQETIKKGDLLLNRVQKLSRVINM from the exons ATGCCGCTGGAGAATCTGGAAGAAGAGGGTCTACCTAAAAACCCGGACCTGCGGATCGCCCAGCTGAAGTTCCTGCTGACTCTGGACGGACACCGGCAGGATGCCGAGCTCAAGACCGAGCTCATGGAGGCGATCCGGGCCAACA ATATGGCTCCATACTATGAGGCCCTGTGCAAGGAGCTGAAGTGGCCAGTGGACTCTGACCTTCTTGGAAAAATGAAGAAGGCGAACGAGGATGAGCTGAAACGCTTGGACGTTGTTTTGGAGGATGCAGAGAAGAACCTCGGGGAGAGCGAGATCCGGGATGCCATGATGGCCAAGGCTGAATATCTGATTAGGATCGGGGACAAG GAAGGAGCTTTGACCGCTTTCAGAAAAACCTACGACAAGACGGTAGCACTGGGACATCGCTTAGATATTGTATTCTACCTGTTAAGGATCGGCCTGTTTTATATGGACAACGACCTCATCACTCGCAACACTGAGAAAGCCAAGAG CCTGATTGAAGAAGGTGGCGACTGGGACCGGAGGAATCGTCTGAAGGTGTATCAGGGTCTCTACTGCGTGGCCATCAGGGACTTCAAGCAGGCAGCCGAGCTCTTCCTGGATACCGTATCCACCTTCACCTCTTACGAACTCATGGACTACAAAACCTTTGTCACGTACACGGTTTATGTTTGCATGATCGCTCTGAAGAGGCCTGACCTGAGAGAAAAG GTAATAAAGGGTGCAGAGATTCTAGAGGTGTTGCACAGTCTTCCTGGTGTGCGTCAGTACTTGTTCTCTCTCTATGAGTGCCGTTACTCCATCTTCTTTCAGTCTCTAG CTCGTGTGGAGCAGGAGATGAAGAAGGACTGGCTCTTCGCCCCACACTACCGTTACTATGTGCGTGAAATGAGGATTCTCGCCTACAGCCAGCTGCTGGAGTCTTATCGTTCACTAACCCTGGGCTATATGGCCGAAGCCTTTGGAGTCAGCACAGAATTTATTGACCA GGAGCTCTCCAGGTTCATTGCTGCAGGTCGTTTGCATTGCAAGATAGACAAAGTAAACGAAATCGTTGAAACCAACAG GCCGGACAGTAAGAACTGGCAGTATCAGGAAACCATAAAGAAAGGTGATCTGCTACTGAACAGAGTGCAGAAGCTCTCCCGAGTCATTAACATGTAG
- the LOC136697408 gene encoding ataxin-7 isoform X1, whose translation MCDRADEEVRGERSRASRQQQLQRGEAASAVTPSSLPSPQITPGQSWSSWADTVKFHGADGVESEESFKDCNKNREAMRLCRDDMPIFGQCPAQDDFYLVMCSHCNQVVKPQAFQAHYERRHGCITKPPSSYPSSAAYPLSGLSSRRSGGVGGSGTTSGGPVGTSSGSSISTPLAKEKMPHRKPHFPLKGPPDDILTPAVKVEKMHPKMDYSKLAHMPSSSASTVSSSPSKAGLNSSSVPKVQLLASGHIPNGKGHLTSLDKKQDSSTNASSRRLYRKQPEREFNPDIHCGVMDIGARKPCTRSLTCKTHSLSQRRAVPGRRKRFDTLLAEHKSRAREKELQHRSEPSQQTPPLRDPHPPLSRLPQDPHHLSPHGNGTAADAPKPFTLSKPKPHNPGLPRLNSSSSHGGVSGLGDPAVAHDSTQHSHSAPMLDGASRLSSDEGENEEREEGADKLDCHYSGYHPRPAAYCTFGSRLFGRSCYSFDRRWDRVRCALAVMMDKHVNSLMWKKIPLAPENSSSSAVASSHRSSTNSFSSSSSSGFLSPSPPPPYGQSYDSKPILSYGTTLNARAAPQRAGDQLAYSSSSGSSRQVSSSSPQMPSAHSSSLPSTPGSSRPPKSRSGAKSFRVRDSSSSATLASPVANSGGSSSVSTSSSAGAKKRKNSSLLSPHGTYFAESSSSSSSSASSFKKNCTVNSGTSGSSFHSSITSTPSSMTSSSSSSSSHSAGANCPPGRGNSLSLRQEAASRGPPPASPAEPIKRMSVVMNSSDSTLSLGPFVHQSSEHHGHADGRIDSKRRKSSPASSGLNSTGTSTASAGGAGGSQGPGRPKMPKSPAINNIHSKHARPMPGTPGLPNNSLIHQPKARP comes from the exons ATATGCCCATATTTGGCCAGTGTCCTGCACAGGATGACTTCTACCTGGTCATGTGCAGCCACTGCAATCAGGTTGTCAAACCCCAGGCCTTCCAAGCACACTATG AGAGAAGACATGGTTGTATCACAAAGCCCCCATCCTCCTATCCCTCCTCAGCAGCATACCCTCTCTCAGGCCTCTCTTCCCGGAGGTCTGGAGGTGTGGGTGGGAGTGGGACGACTAGTGGGGGGCCCGTGGGGACCTCCTCCGGCAGCAGCATCAGTACCCCCTTAGCCAAAGAGAAGATGCCTCACCGGAAGCCCCACTTCCCATTGAAAGGGCCACCTGATGACAT CCTGACCCCAGCTGTCAAAGTGGAGAAAATGCATCCGAAGATGGACTACTCCAAACTTGCCCACATGCCCTCTTCTTCTGCCAGTACTGTGAGCTCATCACCCTCAAAGGCAGGCCTTAATAGCTCCTCTGTACCAAAGGTTCAGCTGCTGGCCTCAGGCCATATCCCCAATGGAAAGGGCCACCTCACCTCCCTCGACAAGAAGCAGGACAGCAGCACCAATGCCAGTAGCAGAAGActgtacaggaaacagccag AACGCGAGTTCAATCCTGATATCCATTGTGGAGTTATGGATATAGGAGCACGTAAGCCATGCACAAGATCCTTAACATGCAAG ACACATTCCTTAAGCCAGAGGAGGGCGGTTCCCGGGCGGCGGAAGCGCTTCGACACATTGCTTGCGGAGCACAAAAGTAGAGCCCGAGAGAAGGAGCTGCAGCACAGGTCGGAGCCCTCTCAGCAAACCCCCCCTCTCAGGGACCCCCACCCGCCCCTCTCCCGCCTCCCGCAAGACCCCCACCACCTGTCTCCCCATGGCAACGGCACAGCCGCCGACGCCCCCAAGCCTTTCACCCTCAGCAAACCCAAACCTCACAATCCTGGTCTTCCACG GCTGAACAGTAGTAGCTCTCACGGTGGGGTGAGTGGGTTAGGGGACCCTGCTGTGGCTCATGACTCAACGCAGCACTCTCACTCTGCTCCCATGTTGGACGGGGCGTCGCGCCTCTCTAGTGACGAAGGTGAGAACGAGGAGCGAGAGGAGGGAGCGGACAAACTGGACTGCCACTATTCAGGTTATCACCCAAGACCAGCTGCT TACTGCACTTTTGGAAGCCGACTGTTTGGGAGGAGCTGTTACTCGTTTGACCGGCGCTGGGATCGGGTCCGGTGTGCACTGGCTGTGATGATGGACAAACATGTCAACTCTTTGATGTGGAA GAAAATTCCCCTGGCGCCAGAGAATTCATCTTCTTCGGCCGTTGCATCGTCTCATCGGTCAAGCACAAattctttttcctcctcctcgtcttcGGGCTTCCTCAGCCCTTCCCCTCCGCCTCCCTACGGGCAGTCATATGACAGCAAGCCCATACTGTCATACGGGACCACCCTGAACGCCCGGGCCGCTCCTCAGAGGGCGGGAGATCAACTGGCCTACAGCAGCAGTAGCGGCTCATCCAGACAAGTGTCCTCGTCATCACCCCAGATGCCTTCAGCCCACTCCTCCTCGCTGCCCTCCACACCTGGCTCCAGCAGACCACCCAAATCCCGCTCCGGAGCCAAATCCTTCCGGGTCAGGGACTCTTCCTCCTCAGCTACTCTAGCTAGCCCCGTCGCCAACAGCGGgggcagcagcagtgttagcaCGAGCAGTAGTGCAGGAGCAAAGAAGCGCAAAAACAGCTCTCTACTCTCGCCGCACGGCACCTACTTTGCTGAATCTTcctcctcatcttcctcttctgcCTCCTCCTTCAAGAAGAATTGCACAGTGAACTCTGGCACCTCAGGGAGCAGCTTCCACTCCTCAATCACCTCCACCCCCTCCTCCATgacatcctcatcctcctcgtcctcctctcACAGTGCGGGTGCAAACTGTCCCCCTGGCCGGGGCAACTCTCTGAGCCTCAGACAGGAAGCAGCCAGCCGAGGGCCACCTCCAGCCAGCCCCGCCGAGCCCATCAAGCGCATGAGTGTGGTGATGAACAGCAGCGACTCCACGCTTTCACTTGGTCCCTTTGTCCATCAGAGCAGCGAGCACCATGGCCATGCGGATGGCCGAATCGACAGCAAGAGAAGGAAGAGCTCGCCAGCCAGCAGTGGCCTCAATAGCACGGGAACTTCTACAG CCTCTGCAGGGGGAGCAGGAGGGTCTCAGGGTCCCGGCAGGCCCAAAATGCCCAAATCTCCAGCCATCAACAATATCCACAGTAAACATGCGCGACCTATGCCAGGAACACCAGGGCTTCCCAACAACTCACTCATACATCAG CCAAAAGCCCGCCCCTGA